A single region of the Procambarus clarkii isolate CNS0578487 chromosome 81, FALCON_Pclarkii_2.0, whole genome shotgun sequence genome encodes:
- the LOC123773047 gene encoding zonadhesin-like, with product MAREVHGNGPGIVLEWPLEVCRDEAGTTLEPTQATLEPTQATLEPTQATLEPTQATLEPTQVTLEPTQATLEPSQATLEPTQATLEPTQVTLEPTQATLEPTQVTLEPTQATLEPSQATLEPTQVTLEPTQATLEPTQATLEPSQATLEPTQATLEPSQVTLEPTQATLEPTQATLEPTQATLEPSQATLEPSQATLEPTQATLEPSQVTLEPTQATLEPTQATLEPSQVTLEPTQATLEPTQATLEPTQATLEPSQATLEPSQATLEPTQATLEPSQVTLEPTQATLEPTQATLEPTQATLEPTQATLEPTQATLEPTQATLEPTQATLEPTQATLEPSQATLEPTQVTLEPTQATLEPTQATLEPSQATLEPTQATLEPSQATLEPTQATLEPTQATLEPTQATLEPSQATLEPTQATLEPSQVTLEPTQATLEPTQATLEPTQATLEPTQATLEPTQATLEPSQVTLEPTQATLEPTQATLEPTQATLEPTQATLEPTQATLEPTQATFTKKWRSTIQLHYPANTRS from the coding sequence CAACTTTAGAACCAACTCAAGCCACTTTAGAACCAACTCAAGCAACTTTAGAACCAACTCAAGCAACTTTAGAACCAACTCAAGCAACTTTAGAACCAACTCAAGTAACTTTAGAACCAACTCAAGCCACTTTAGAACCATCTCAAGCAACTTTAGAACCAACTCAAGCAACTTTAGAACCAACTCAAGTAACTTTAGAACCAACTCAAGCAACTTTAGAACCAACTCAAGTAACTTTAGAACCAACTCAAGCAACTTTAGAACCATCTCAAGCAACTTTAGAACCAACTCAAGTAACTTTAGAACCAACTCAAGCAACTTTAGAACCAACTCAAGCAACTTTAGAACCATCTCAAGCAACTTTAGAACCAACTCAAGCAACTTTAGAACCATCTCAAGTAACTTTAGAACCAACTCAAGCCACTTTAGAACCAACTCAAGCCACTTTAGAACCAACTCAAGCAACTTTAGAACCATCTCAAGCAACTTTAGAACCATCTCAAGCAACTTTAGAACCAACTCAAGCAACTTTAGAACCATCTCAAGTAACTTTAGAACCAACTCAAGCAACTTTAGAACCAACTCAAGCAACTTTAGAACCATCTCAAGTAACTTTAGAACCAACTCAAGCCACTTTAGAACCAACTCAAGCCACTTTAGAACCAACTCAAGCAACTTTAGAACCATCTCAAGCAACTTTAGAACCATCTCAAGCAACTTTAGAACCAACTCAAGCAACTTTAGAACCATCTCAAGTAACTTTAGAACCAACTCAAGCAACTTTAGAACCAACTCAAGCAACTTTAGAACCAACTCAAGCAACTTTAGAACCAACTCAAGCAACTTTAGAACCAACTCAAGCAACTTTAGAACCAACTCAAGCAACTTTAGAACCAACTCAAGCAACTTTAGAACCAACTCAAGCAACTTTAGAACCATCTCAAGCAACTTTAGAACCAACTCAGGTAACTTTAGAACCAACTCAAGCAACTTTAGAACCAACTCAAGCAACTTTAGAACCATCTCAAGCAACTTTAGAACCAACTCAAGCAACTTTAGAACCATCTCAAGCAACTTTAGAACCAACTCAAGCAACTTTAGAACCAACTCAAGCAACTTTAGAACCAACTCAAGCAACTTTAGAACCATCTCAAGCAACTTTAGAACCAACTCAAGCAACTTTAGAACCATCTCAAGTAACTTTAGAACCAACTCAAGCAACTTTAGAACCAACTCAAGCAACTTTAGAACCAACTCAAGCAACTTTAGAACCAACTCAAGCAACTTTAGAACCAACTCAAGCAACTTTAGAACCATCTCAAGTAACTTTAGAACCAACTCAAGCAACTTTAGAACCAACTCAAGCAACTTTAGAACCAACTCAAGCAACTTTAGAACCAACTCAAGCAACTTTAGAACCAACTCAAGCAACTTTAGAACCAACTCAAGCAACCTTCACAAAAAAATGGCGCTCCACAATCCAATTACATTACCCGGCAAACACCCGGTCATAA